The following coding sequences lie in one Lepidochelys kempii isolate rLepKem1 chromosome 18, rLepKem1.hap2, whole genome shotgun sequence genomic window:
- the PLEKHG5 gene encoding pleckstrin homology domain-containing family G member 5 isoform X3, with protein MRQSASDARACSEGRSQGLPPRDPTGLVCHHAECQQVNHSSPLNLCEACDHKFHGTMHFDGHIRFDLPPQGSILARNVSTRSCPPRTSPASDVEEEDEGLVDGKGDKKSSALKLPKKKARRRHTDDPSKECFTLKFDLNVDIETEIVPAMKKKSLGEVLLPGFERKGIELAKVDIYLDQSNTPLSLSFEAYRFGGHYLRVKAKPGDELKVEQAVKDFKSLSLPIMRSSGSASTFLFTPAGERLDQPPFRRESVDILAPGRKRKNMNEFLGDSSIPGQDPLQHFSCSLPSNGSDTWKNRAASRFSGFFGSGASTGPFGREMDKMEQLESKLHSYSLFGLPKLPQQLRFDQDSWEEEEDDTSLCLEDSWQEIIEGPEALTRRQCHQQEAVWELLQTEATYIRKLKVITDLFLCCLLNLQESGLLGEVEAERLFSNIQEIIQLHRALWGSVMAPVLEKARKTKALLDPVDFLKGFKMFGSLFKPYIRYCMEEEACLEYMRALLRDSDLFRAYVTWAEKHKQCNRLKLSDMLVKPHQRLTKYPLLLKSVLKKTDDPCTRDAVITMINSVERFINHVNSRMRQRQEQQRLVAILSRIDSYEVVDSSTEEVDKLLKEFLRLDLTAPILGTSPEDTRQLLLEGSLKMKEGKDSKMDVYCFLFTDLFLITKPVKKAERTKVIRQPLLVDKIVCRELKDPGSFLLIYLNELRSAVGAYTFQASGQTLCRGWIEALYNAQNLLQQLRLQEQQRSQGQHLQSLEEGEDGESGASAASSPTILRRSSNSLDSQQCPSGGSTETISVVVVDASEERSFPDLEVGPFSSQSDETSISTTASSTTPTRELLEEGGELAETRAPLSSTCLTLDPSGCRSASIDSAYGTLSPTSIQEFAEAQQLEPGAEDGGPPQAQRAPSPKLRRRTPVQLLPCKGKALKSKSEASLLQLIPASPLLAQSKSLCDLFMAPGPATFLAGPSQGRARREAPAGCQRTSRAGAGSQGGRSDCRSLGLSTCSSSSGGSSSELSEPEELACAKGFACPAQSSDASPVEPGQDAPPAGPEGAPECCQEPPLAHRTLSDPQAAQHRKLTLAQLYRIRTTLLLNSTLTASEV; from the exons GGACAAGAAGAGCTCGGCGCTGAAGCTCCCCAAGAAGAAAGCCCGGCGCAGACACACGGAT GACCCCAGTAAAGAGTGCTTCACCCTGAAGTTTGATTTGAATGTGGACATAGAAACAGAGATCGTCCCAGCCATGAAGAAGAAATCCCTGGG GGAGGTGCTGCTGCCGGGGTTCGAGAGGAAAGGCATCGAGCTGGCGAAGGTGGATATTTATCTGGATCAGTCCAACACGCCTCTGTCGCTCAGCTTCGAAGCGTACCGCTTTGGGGGACACTACCTGAGAGTGAAAG CCAAACCCGGCGATGAGCTCAAGGTGGAGCAGGCCGTGAAAGACTTCAAATCGCTGAGCCTGCCCATCATGCGCTCCTCAGGCTCCGCCTCCACCTTCCTCTTCACCCCCGCTGGCGAGAGGCTGGACCAGCCGCCCTTCCGCCGGGAGAGCGTGGACATCCTG GCCCCCGGGCGGAAGCGGAAGAACATGAATGAGTTTCTGGGCGATTCCAGCATCCCGGGCCAGGACCCCCTGCAGCActtcagctgctccctgcccagcaATGGAAGCGATACGTGGAAGAATAGGGCCGCCAGTCGCTTCAGTGGCTTCTTTGGCTCCGGTGCTAGCACCGGTCCCTTCGGACGG GAGATGGATAAGatggagcagctggagagcaagctgcacAGCTATAGCCTCTTCGGCCTCCCCAAGCTCCCCCAGCAGCTCCGCTTTGACCAGGACtcctgggaggaagaggaggacgaCACCAGCCTGTGCCTGGAAGACAGCTGGCAGGAGATCATCGAGGGCCCGGAG GCCCTGACCCGCCGGCAGTGCCACCAGCAGGAGGCCGTCTGGGAGCTGCTGCAAACAGAAGCCACCTACATCCGGAAGCTGAAAGTGATCACAGAC CTCTTCCTCTGCTGCCTGCTGAacctgcaggagtcagggctgctgggggag GTGGAAGCTGAGCGTCTGTTCAGCAACATCCAGGAGATTATCCAGCTGCACCGTGCCCTGTGGGGCAGTGTCATGGCCCCCGTCCTGGAGAAGGCCAGGAAAACCAAGGCGCTGCTGGACCCTGTGGACTTCCTGAAGGGATTCAAAATG TTTGGCTCCCTCTTCAAGCCCTACATCCGCTACTGCATGGAGGAGGAGGCCTGCCTGGAGTACATGCGCGCGCTGCTGCGGGACAGCGACCTCTTCCGGGCCTACGTGACG TGGGCAGAGAAGCACAAGCAATGCAACCGGCTGAAGCTCAGCGACATGCTGGTGAAGCCACACCAGCGCCTCACCAAGTACCCGCTGCTGCTCAAGTCGGTGCTGAAGAAAACGGACGACCCTTGCACCCGGGACGCTGTCATCACCATG ATCAATTCCGTGGAGCGGTTTATCAATCACGTGAACTCGCGGATGCGCCAGcggcaggagcagcagaggctgGTGGCCATCCTCAGCCGGATTGACTCCTACGAGGTGGTGGACAGCAGCACGGAGGAGGTGGATAAG CTCCTGAAGGAGTTCCTGCGCCTGGACCTGACGGCCCCCATCCTGGGCACCTCCCCCGAGGACACACGGCAGCTCCTCCTGGAGGGGAGCTTGAAAATGAAGGAAGGTAAAGACAGCAAG ATGGACGTTTACTGCTTCCTCTTCACGGACCTGTTCCTCATCACCAAGCCGGTGAAGAAGGCTGAGCGCACCAAGGTCATCCGGCAGCCCCTGCTCGTGGACAAGATTGTCTGCCGGGAGCTCAAGGACCCCG GCTCCTTCCTCCTGATCTATCTCAACGAGCTGCGCAGCGCCGTGGGAGCCTACACCTTCCAGGCCAGCGGGCAGACCCTGTGCCGCGGCTGGATCGAGGCACTGTACAATGCACAG aacctgctgcagcagctgcgtCTCCAGGAGCAGCAGCGTAGCCAAGGGCAGCATCTGCAGAgcctggaggagggagaggacGGGGAGAGTGGGGCCTCGGCAGCCAGCTCGCCCACCATCCTGCGCAGGAGCAGCAACAGCCTGGACTCCCAACAATG CCCCTCCGGCGGCTCCACGGAGACCatctcagtggtggtggtggatgcCAGCGAGGAGCGCTCCTTCCCGGACTTGGAAGTGGGGCCGTTCAGCTCGCAGTCGGACGAGACCTCCATCAGCACCACCGCTTCGTCCACCACCCCCACccgggagctgctggaggagggCGGGGAGCTTGCAGAGACACGTGCCCCCCTCAGCTCCACTTGCCTGACGCTGGATCCCAGCGGCTGCAGGTCGGCGTCCATCGACAGTGCCTACggcaccctctcccccacctccatccagGAGTTTGCTGAGgcgcagcagctggagccaggggcGGAGGATGGGGGGCCCCCGCAGGCGCAGCGTGCCCCCTCGCCCAAGCTGCGCCGCAGGACGCCCGTGCAGCTCCTGCCCTGCAAGGGGAAAGCGCTCAAGTCCAAGTCGGAGGCCAGCCTGCTGCAGCTGATCCCAGCCTCGCCCCTCCTTGCCCAGAGCAAGAGCCTCTGCGACCTCTTCATGGCTCCGGGCCCGGCCACGTTCCTGGCAGGCCCCAGCCAAGGACGTGCACGGCGCGAGGCCCCGGCTGGCTGCCAGAGGACTAGCAGGGCGGGCGCCGGGAGCCAGGGTGGCCGGTCGGACTGCCGAAGCCTGGGcctgagcacctgcagcagcagcagcggtggcTCCTCGTCAGAGCTCTCCGAGCCCGAGGAGCTGGCGTGCGCCAAGGGCTTTGCttgcccagcccagagcagcgACGCCTCCCCTGTGGAGCCTGGGCAGGATGCTCCCCCAGCAGGGCCCGAGGGGGCTCCCGAGTGCTGCCAGGAGCCGCCCCTTGCGCACCGGACACTGTCAGACCCGCAGGCGGCCCAGCACCGCAAGCTGACACTGGCTCAGCTGTACAGGATCAGGACCACCTTGCTCCTCAACTCCACGCTGACCGCCTC
- the PLEKHG5 gene encoding pleckstrin homology domain-containing family G member 5 isoform X5: MARPHTAWRRQALAGQEGAGPECRQSKATNKSPRPGWRVKMQGPESVCCWTAGGHLGLEAPGCMEKAPGRKRKNMNEFLGDSSIPGQDPLQHFSCSLPSNGSDTWKNRAASRFSGFFGSGASTGPFGREMDKMEQLESKLHSYSLFGLPKLPQQLRFDQDSWEEEEDDTSLCLEDSWQEIIEGPEALTRRQCHQQEAVWELLQTEATYIRKLKVITDLFLCCLLNLQESGLLGEVEAERLFSNIQEIIQLHRALWGSVMAPVLEKARKTKALLDPVDFLKGFKMFGSLFKPYIRYCMEEEACLEYMRALLRDSDLFRAYVTWAEKHKQCNRLKLSDMLVKPHQRLTKYPLLLKSVLKKTDDPCTRDAVITMINSVERFINHVNSRMRQRQEQQRLVAILSRIDSYEVVDSSTEEVDKLLKEFLRLDLTAPILGTSPEDTRQLLLEGSLKMKEGKDSKMDVYCFLFTDLFLITKPVKKAERTKVIRQPLLVDKIVCRELKDPGSFLLIYLNELRSAVGAYTFQASGQTLCRGWIEALYNAQNLLQQLRLQEQQRSQGQHLQSLEEGEDGESGASAASSPTILRRSSNSLDSQQCPSGGSTETISVVVVDASEERSFPDLEVGPFSSQSDETSISTTASSTTPTRELLEEGGELAETRAPLSSTCLTLDPSGCRSASIDSAYGTLSPTSIQEFAEAQQLEPGAEDGGPPQAQRAPSPKLRRRTPVQLLPCKGKALKSKSEASLLQLIPASPLLAQSKSLCDLFMAPGPATFLAGPSQGRARREAPAGCQRTSRAGAGSQGGRSDCRSLGLSTCSSSSGGSSSELSEPEELACAKGFACPAQSSDASPVEPGQDAPPAGPEGAPECCQEPPLAHRTLSDPQAAQHRKLTLAQLYRIRTTLLLNSTLTASEV, translated from the exons ATGGCCAGGCCACATACAGCCTGGCGTCGCCAGGCGCTGGCgggacaggagggggctgggccggagTGTCGCCAAAGCAAAGCCACTAACAAgagccccaggccaggctggaggGTGAAGATGCAAGGGCCAGAGTCAGTGTGCTGCTGGACGGCTGGAGGCCACCTGGGACTGGAGGCCCCAGGATGCATGGAGAAA GCCCCCGGGCGGAAGCGGAAGAACATGAATGAGTTTCTGGGCGATTCCAGCATCCCGGGCCAGGACCCCCTGCAGCActtcagctgctccctgcccagcaATGGAAGCGATACGTGGAAGAATAGGGCCGCCAGTCGCTTCAGTGGCTTCTTTGGCTCCGGTGCTAGCACCGGTCCCTTCGGACGG GAGATGGATAAGatggagcagctggagagcaagctgcacAGCTATAGCCTCTTCGGCCTCCCCAAGCTCCCCCAGCAGCTCCGCTTTGACCAGGACtcctgggaggaagaggaggacgaCACCAGCCTGTGCCTGGAAGACAGCTGGCAGGAGATCATCGAGGGCCCGGAG GCCCTGACCCGCCGGCAGTGCCACCAGCAGGAGGCCGTCTGGGAGCTGCTGCAAACAGAAGCCACCTACATCCGGAAGCTGAAAGTGATCACAGAC CTCTTCCTCTGCTGCCTGCTGAacctgcaggagtcagggctgctgggggag GTGGAAGCTGAGCGTCTGTTCAGCAACATCCAGGAGATTATCCAGCTGCACCGTGCCCTGTGGGGCAGTGTCATGGCCCCCGTCCTGGAGAAGGCCAGGAAAACCAAGGCGCTGCTGGACCCTGTGGACTTCCTGAAGGGATTCAAAATG TTTGGCTCCCTCTTCAAGCCCTACATCCGCTACTGCATGGAGGAGGAGGCCTGCCTGGAGTACATGCGCGCGCTGCTGCGGGACAGCGACCTCTTCCGGGCCTACGTGACG TGGGCAGAGAAGCACAAGCAATGCAACCGGCTGAAGCTCAGCGACATGCTGGTGAAGCCACACCAGCGCCTCACCAAGTACCCGCTGCTGCTCAAGTCGGTGCTGAAGAAAACGGACGACCCTTGCACCCGGGACGCTGTCATCACCATG ATCAATTCCGTGGAGCGGTTTATCAATCACGTGAACTCGCGGATGCGCCAGcggcaggagcagcagaggctgGTGGCCATCCTCAGCCGGATTGACTCCTACGAGGTGGTGGACAGCAGCACGGAGGAGGTGGATAAG CTCCTGAAGGAGTTCCTGCGCCTGGACCTGACGGCCCCCATCCTGGGCACCTCCCCCGAGGACACACGGCAGCTCCTCCTGGAGGGGAGCTTGAAAATGAAGGAAGGTAAAGACAGCAAG ATGGACGTTTACTGCTTCCTCTTCACGGACCTGTTCCTCATCACCAAGCCGGTGAAGAAGGCTGAGCGCACCAAGGTCATCCGGCAGCCCCTGCTCGTGGACAAGATTGTCTGCCGGGAGCTCAAGGACCCCG GCTCCTTCCTCCTGATCTATCTCAACGAGCTGCGCAGCGCCGTGGGAGCCTACACCTTCCAGGCCAGCGGGCAGACCCTGTGCCGCGGCTGGATCGAGGCACTGTACAATGCACAG aacctgctgcagcagctgcgtCTCCAGGAGCAGCAGCGTAGCCAAGGGCAGCATCTGCAGAgcctggaggagggagaggacGGGGAGAGTGGGGCCTCGGCAGCCAGCTCGCCCACCATCCTGCGCAGGAGCAGCAACAGCCTGGACTCCCAACAATG CCCCTCCGGCGGCTCCACGGAGACCatctcagtggtggtggtggatgcCAGCGAGGAGCGCTCCTTCCCGGACTTGGAAGTGGGGCCGTTCAGCTCGCAGTCGGACGAGACCTCCATCAGCACCACCGCTTCGTCCACCACCCCCACccgggagctgctggaggagggCGGGGAGCTTGCAGAGACACGTGCCCCCCTCAGCTCCACTTGCCTGACGCTGGATCCCAGCGGCTGCAGGTCGGCGTCCATCGACAGTGCCTACggcaccctctcccccacctccatccagGAGTTTGCTGAGgcgcagcagctggagccaggggcGGAGGATGGGGGGCCCCCGCAGGCGCAGCGTGCCCCCTCGCCCAAGCTGCGCCGCAGGACGCCCGTGCAGCTCCTGCCCTGCAAGGGGAAAGCGCTCAAGTCCAAGTCGGAGGCCAGCCTGCTGCAGCTGATCCCAGCCTCGCCCCTCCTTGCCCAGAGCAAGAGCCTCTGCGACCTCTTCATGGCTCCGGGCCCGGCCACGTTCCTGGCAGGCCCCAGCCAAGGACGTGCACGGCGCGAGGCCCCGGCTGGCTGCCAGAGGACTAGCAGGGCGGGCGCCGGGAGCCAGGGTGGCCGGTCGGACTGCCGAAGCCTGGGcctgagcacctgcagcagcagcagcggtggcTCCTCGTCAGAGCTCTCCGAGCCCGAGGAGCTGGCGTGCGCCAAGGGCTTTGCttgcccagcccagagcagcgACGCCTCCCCTGTGGAGCCTGGGCAGGATGCTCCCCCAGCAGGGCCCGAGGGGGCTCCCGAGTGCTGCCAGGAGCCGCCCCTTGCGCACCGGACACTGTCAGACCCGCAGGCGGCCCAGCACCGCAAGCTGACACTGGCTCAGCTGTACAGGATCAGGACCACCTTGCTCCTCAACTCCACGCTGACCGCCTC
- the PLEKHG5 gene encoding pleckstrin homology domain-containing family G member 5 isoform X4: MHFDGHIRFDLPPQGSILARNVSTRSCPPRTSPASDVEEEDEGLVDGKGDKKSSALKLPKKKARRRHTDDPSKECFTLKFDLNVDIETEIVPAMKKKSLGEVLLPGFERKGIELAKVDIYLDQSNTPLSLSFEAYRFGGHYLRVKAKPGDELKVEQAVKDFKSLSLPIMRSSGSASTFLFTPAGERLDQPPFRRESVDILAPGRKRKNMNEFLGDSSIPGQDPLQHFSCSLPSNGSDTWKNRAASRFSGFFGSGASTGPFGREMDKMEQLESKLHSYSLFGLPKLPQQLRFDQDSWEEEEDDTSLCLEDSWQEIIEGPEALTRRQCHQQEAVWELLQTEATYIRKLKVITDLFLCCLLNLQESGLLGEVEAERLFSNIQEIIQLHRALWGSVMAPVLEKARKTKALLDPVDFLKGFKMFGSLFKPYIRYCMEEEACLEYMRALLRDSDLFRAYVTWAEKHKQCNRLKLSDMLVKPHQRLTKYPLLLKSVLKKTDDPCTRDAVITMINSVERFINHVNSRMRQRQEQQRLVAILSRIDSYEVVDSSTEEVDKLLKEFLRLDLTAPILGTSPEDTRQLLLEGSLKMKEGKDSKMDVYCFLFTDLFLITKPVKKAERTKVIRQPLLVDKIVCRELKDPGSFLLIYLNELRSAVGAYTFQASGQTLCRGWIEALYNAQNLLQQLRLQEQQRSQGQHLQSLEEGEDGESGASAASSPTILRRSSNSLDSQQCPSGGSTETISVVVVDASEERSFPDLEVGPFSSQSDETSISTTASSTTPTRELLEEGGELAETRAPLSSTCLTLDPSGCRSASIDSAYGTLSPTSIQEFAEAQQLEPGAEDGGPPQAQRAPSPKLRRRTPVQLLPCKGKALKSKSEASLLQLIPASPLLAQSKSLCDLFMAPGPATFLAGPSQGRARREAPAGCQRTSRAGAGSQGGRSDCRSLGLSTCSSSSGGSSSELSEPEELACAKGFACPAQSSDASPVEPGQDAPPAGPEGAPECCQEPPLAHRTLSDPQAAQHRKLTLAQLYRIRTTLLLNSTLTASEV, encoded by the exons GGACAAGAAGAGCTCGGCGCTGAAGCTCCCCAAGAAGAAAGCCCGGCGCAGACACACGGAT GACCCCAGTAAAGAGTGCTTCACCCTGAAGTTTGATTTGAATGTGGACATAGAAACAGAGATCGTCCCAGCCATGAAGAAGAAATCCCTGGG GGAGGTGCTGCTGCCGGGGTTCGAGAGGAAAGGCATCGAGCTGGCGAAGGTGGATATTTATCTGGATCAGTCCAACACGCCTCTGTCGCTCAGCTTCGAAGCGTACCGCTTTGGGGGACACTACCTGAGAGTGAAAG CCAAACCCGGCGATGAGCTCAAGGTGGAGCAGGCCGTGAAAGACTTCAAATCGCTGAGCCTGCCCATCATGCGCTCCTCAGGCTCCGCCTCCACCTTCCTCTTCACCCCCGCTGGCGAGAGGCTGGACCAGCCGCCCTTCCGCCGGGAGAGCGTGGACATCCTG GCCCCCGGGCGGAAGCGGAAGAACATGAATGAGTTTCTGGGCGATTCCAGCATCCCGGGCCAGGACCCCCTGCAGCActtcagctgctccctgcccagcaATGGAAGCGATACGTGGAAGAATAGGGCCGCCAGTCGCTTCAGTGGCTTCTTTGGCTCCGGTGCTAGCACCGGTCCCTTCGGACGG GAGATGGATAAGatggagcagctggagagcaagctgcacAGCTATAGCCTCTTCGGCCTCCCCAAGCTCCCCCAGCAGCTCCGCTTTGACCAGGACtcctgggaggaagaggaggacgaCACCAGCCTGTGCCTGGAAGACAGCTGGCAGGAGATCATCGAGGGCCCGGAG GCCCTGACCCGCCGGCAGTGCCACCAGCAGGAGGCCGTCTGGGAGCTGCTGCAAACAGAAGCCACCTACATCCGGAAGCTGAAAGTGATCACAGAC CTCTTCCTCTGCTGCCTGCTGAacctgcaggagtcagggctgctgggggag GTGGAAGCTGAGCGTCTGTTCAGCAACATCCAGGAGATTATCCAGCTGCACCGTGCCCTGTGGGGCAGTGTCATGGCCCCCGTCCTGGAGAAGGCCAGGAAAACCAAGGCGCTGCTGGACCCTGTGGACTTCCTGAAGGGATTCAAAATG TTTGGCTCCCTCTTCAAGCCCTACATCCGCTACTGCATGGAGGAGGAGGCCTGCCTGGAGTACATGCGCGCGCTGCTGCGGGACAGCGACCTCTTCCGGGCCTACGTGACG TGGGCAGAGAAGCACAAGCAATGCAACCGGCTGAAGCTCAGCGACATGCTGGTGAAGCCACACCAGCGCCTCACCAAGTACCCGCTGCTGCTCAAGTCGGTGCTGAAGAAAACGGACGACCCTTGCACCCGGGACGCTGTCATCACCATG ATCAATTCCGTGGAGCGGTTTATCAATCACGTGAACTCGCGGATGCGCCAGcggcaggagcagcagaggctgGTGGCCATCCTCAGCCGGATTGACTCCTACGAGGTGGTGGACAGCAGCACGGAGGAGGTGGATAAG CTCCTGAAGGAGTTCCTGCGCCTGGACCTGACGGCCCCCATCCTGGGCACCTCCCCCGAGGACACACGGCAGCTCCTCCTGGAGGGGAGCTTGAAAATGAAGGAAGGTAAAGACAGCAAG ATGGACGTTTACTGCTTCCTCTTCACGGACCTGTTCCTCATCACCAAGCCGGTGAAGAAGGCTGAGCGCACCAAGGTCATCCGGCAGCCCCTGCTCGTGGACAAGATTGTCTGCCGGGAGCTCAAGGACCCCG GCTCCTTCCTCCTGATCTATCTCAACGAGCTGCGCAGCGCCGTGGGAGCCTACACCTTCCAGGCCAGCGGGCAGACCCTGTGCCGCGGCTGGATCGAGGCACTGTACAATGCACAG aacctgctgcagcagctgcgtCTCCAGGAGCAGCAGCGTAGCCAAGGGCAGCATCTGCAGAgcctggaggagggagaggacGGGGAGAGTGGGGCCTCGGCAGCCAGCTCGCCCACCATCCTGCGCAGGAGCAGCAACAGCCTGGACTCCCAACAATG CCCCTCCGGCGGCTCCACGGAGACCatctcagtggtggtggtggatgcCAGCGAGGAGCGCTCCTTCCCGGACTTGGAAGTGGGGCCGTTCAGCTCGCAGTCGGACGAGACCTCCATCAGCACCACCGCTTCGTCCACCACCCCCACccgggagctgctggaggagggCGGGGAGCTTGCAGAGACACGTGCCCCCCTCAGCTCCACTTGCCTGACGCTGGATCCCAGCGGCTGCAGGTCGGCGTCCATCGACAGTGCCTACggcaccctctcccccacctccatccagGAGTTTGCTGAGgcgcagcagctggagccaggggcGGAGGATGGGGGGCCCCCGCAGGCGCAGCGTGCCCCCTCGCCCAAGCTGCGCCGCAGGACGCCCGTGCAGCTCCTGCCCTGCAAGGGGAAAGCGCTCAAGTCCAAGTCGGAGGCCAGCCTGCTGCAGCTGATCCCAGCCTCGCCCCTCCTTGCCCAGAGCAAGAGCCTCTGCGACCTCTTCATGGCTCCGGGCCCGGCCACGTTCCTGGCAGGCCCCAGCCAAGGACGTGCACGGCGCGAGGCCCCGGCTGGCTGCCAGAGGACTAGCAGGGCGGGCGCCGGGAGCCAGGGTGGCCGGTCGGACTGCCGAAGCCTGGGcctgagcacctgcagcagcagcagcggtggcTCCTCGTCAGAGCTCTCCGAGCCCGAGGAGCTGGCGTGCGCCAAGGGCTTTGCttgcccagcccagagcagcgACGCCTCCCCTGTGGAGCCTGGGCAGGATGCTCCCCCAGCAGGGCCCGAGGGGGCTCCCGAGTGCTGCCAGGAGCCGCCCCTTGCGCACCGGACACTGTCAGACCCGCAGGCGGCCCAGCACCGCAAGCTGACACTGGCTCAGCTGTACAGGATCAGGACCACCTTGCTCCTCAACTCCACGCTGACCGCCTC